A part of Emys orbicularis isolate rEmyOrb1 chromosome 13, rEmyOrb1.hap1, whole genome shotgun sequence genomic DNA contains:
- the LOC135888199 gene encoding olfactory receptor 6F1-like, producing the protein MTSRETENQTSVQEFILLGFPGTWYFRMSLVVLFSVMYMLTILGNVSIIALVWTHPQFHTPMYFFLCNLSFLEIWFTTACVPKAIGVMLGTSQTISFTVCLLQLFFFLSMGSTERFLLAVMAYDRYLAICHPLRYSSLMNSTITVRLALISWLCGFLAISVLASLIARLSFCGPNIINHFVCDIDSWIALSCTDSSLIELAAFIISIIVVVVSCAITLVSYFYIISTILRIPSAQGRQKAFSTCSAHLTVVTIWYGSITFLYVKPSAQSSLDLNKTINIFSTVVTPILNPFIYTLRNKEVKEALAKAFSRM; encoded by the coding sequence ATGACCAGTAGAGAAACAGAAAACCAAACGAGTGTGCAAGAGTTCATTTTACTGGGCTTTCCTGGCACTTGGTATTTCCGGATGTCCCTTGTTGTGCTGTTTTCTGTGATGTACATGCTAACGATCCTAGGGAATGTGTCCATCATAGCTTTAGTGTGGACCCACCCACAgttccacacccccatgtacttcttcctctgcaatctctccttcctggagatcTGGTTCACCACAGCATGTGTCCCTAAGGCTATTGGTGTCATGCTAGGGACAAGCCAAACTATCTCTTTCACTGTCTGCCTCCTGCAATTGTTCTTTTTCCTCTCCATGGGTTCTACAGAACGTTTCCTCCTGGCTGTCATGGCCTATGACCGCTATTTGGCCATATGCCACCCATTGCGCTACAGCTCCCTCATGAACAGCACCATCACTGTTCGGCTGGCCCTTATCTCTTGGCTGTGTGGTTTCCTGGCTATCTCTGTGCTGGCATCTCTAATAGCTAGGTTGTCTTTCTGTGGCCCTAACATCATCAATCATTTCGTTTGTGACATAGATTCCTGGATAGCACTCTCCTGCACTGACTCAAGCCTCATTGAACTGGCAGCATTCATTATCTCAATCATTGTTGTCGTGGTCTCATGCGCGATAACACTGGTCTCCTACTTTTACATCATCTCCACCATCTTGAGAATCCCATCAGCCCAAGGccggcaaaaggccttttccacttgCTCTGCCCATCTCACTGTTGTGACTATCTGGTACGGCTCTATCACTTTTCTGTATGTCAAGCCTTCTGCACAAAGCTCATTGGATTTGAATAAAACAATCAACATCTTTAGCACTGTTGTAACTCCGATATTAAACCCTTTCATTTACACTTTAAGAAACAAAGAGGTGAAGGAAGCCCTGGCAAAGGCATTCAGTAGGATGTGA
- the LOC135888198 gene encoding olfactory receptor 6F1-like, whose translation MAGAEIENQTSVQKFILLGFPGTWYFRISLAVVFSIMYFLTIVGNMSVIALVWTHPWLHTPMYFFLCNLSFLEIWYTTACVPKAIGVMFGKSQTISFTGCILQLYFIFSLGSTECLILAVMAYDRYLAICHPLRYSSLMNSTFSAQLALISWLCGFLAISVLASLISMLSFCGPNIINHFFCDIDSWIALSCTDTSLVELATFIISINVLLGSCAVTLVSYIYIISTICRIPSAQGRQKAFFTCSAHLTVVTIWYGSTIFLYVKPSAQNSLDLNKIVNVFNTIVTPLVNPFIYTLRNKEVKRALEKAISGM comes from the coding sequence ATGGCTGGAGCAGAAATAGAAAACCAAACCAGCGTGCAGAAATTCATACTCCTGGGTTTTCCCGGCACTTGGTATTTTCGGATTTCCCTTGCAGTGGTGTTTTCAATTATGTATTTCCTTACAATTGTAGGGAATATGTCTGTTATAGCCTTAGTGTGGACCCACCCAtggctccacacccccatgtacttcttcctctgcaatctctccttcctggagatcTGGTACACCACGGCCTGCGTCCCCAAGGCCATTGGTGTCATGTTCGGGAAAAGCCAAACCATTTCCTTCACCGGCTGCATCCTGCAGCTGTATTTCATATTCTCTCTGGGATCTACAGAATGTCTCATACTGGCTGTCATGGCCTATGACCGCTATTTGGCCATATGTCATCCATTGCGCTACAGCTCCCTCATGAACAGCACTTTCTCTGCTCAGCTGGCCCTCATCTCTTGGCTGTGTGGGTTCCTGGCTATCTCTGTGCTGGCATCTCTAATATCCATGTTGTCTTTCTGTGGCCCTAACATTATCAATCACTTCTTTTGTGACATAGATTCCTGGATAGCGCTTTCTTGCACTGACACGAGCCTCGTTGAGCTGGCAACTTTTATCATCTCTATTAATGTCCTCCTGGGCTCATGTGCAGTAACCCTAGTCTCATACATTTACATCATCTCCACCATCTGTAGAATCCCCTCAGCCCAAGGCCGCCAAAAGGCCTTTTTCACTTGCTCTGCCCATCTCACTGTCGTAACTATCTGGTACGGCTCCACCATTTTTCTGTATGTCAAGCCTTCTGCACAGAACTCATTGGATCTAAACAAAATAGTCAACGTCTTTAACACTATTGTAACTCCTCTAGTAAACCCTTTCATTTACACTCTAAGAAACAAAGAGGTGAAGCGAGCCTTGGAAAAGGCAATCAGTGGCATGTAA